In one Polaribacter sp. ALD11 genomic region, the following are encoded:
- a CDS encoding efflux RND transporter periplasmic adaptor subunit — MKKYLFLLVLITASVFMTSCGSEEKKVTVDTTPVIKITTSKVTVNNSNPFLSVSGKIQATNSADLSTRVMGYVKNVHVNVGDKVRKGQLLISINNTDLQAQKGQANAGITQAKTAFANAEKNYNRFKSLFASASVTQKEMDDMRANYQMAKAGLEAANQKKNEINAQLAYSNITAPFSGVVTRKNIDSGDMANPGIPLISLETPKEFEVLAMVPETEISQIKKGTTVSVLVKSLEKTIKGKVIEVSTSAKNTGGQYLVKVNLEKTDAAILSGMFATVQFPVERKAKSELVLIPADAIVKNGQLSGVYTVSQTNTALLRWLRLGRAYGDEVEVLSGLNADESYIVSADGKLFNGAKVRVQ; from the coding sequence ATGAAAAAATATTTATTCTTATTAGTACTAATTACAGCATCAGTATTCATGACGAGTTGTGGAAGTGAAGAAAAGAAAGTAACAGTAGATACTACACCTGTAATTAAAATTACAACTAGTAAAGTTACAGTAAATAACAGCAACCCTTTTTTGTCTGTAAGTGGAAAAATACAAGCAACTAACAGTGCAGATTTAAGTACAAGAGTAATGGGTTATGTAAAGAATGTACACGTAAATGTTGGCGATAAGGTTAGAAAAGGACAATTATTAATTTCTATTAATAATACAGATTTACAAGCCCAAAAAGGACAAGCAAACGCAGGAATAACACAGGCTAAAACTGCCTTTGCAAATGCTGAAAAAAATTACAATCGTTTTAAAAGTTTATTTGCGAGTGCAAGTGTTACTCAAAAAGAAATGGACGACATGAGGGCTAATTACCAAATGGCAAAAGCGGGTTTAGAAGCTGCAAATCAAAAGAAGAATGAAATTAATGCACAATTGGCATATTCTAATATTACGGCTCCTTTTTCTGGTGTAGTTACGCGTAAAAATATTGATAGTGGAGATATGGCAAACCCAGGAATACCATTAATTAGTTTAGAAACGCCTAAGGAGTTTGAAGTACTTGCAATGGTGCCAGAAACGGAGATTTCACAAATTAAGAAAGGAACTACTGTAAGTGTTTTAGTAAAATCTTTAGAAAAAACCATCAAAGGAAAAGTAATAGAAGTAAGTACTTCTGCTAAAAACACGGGAGGACAGTATTTAGTGAAAGTCAATTTAGAGAAAACGGATGCAGCTATTTTATCTGGTATGTTTGCTACGGTTCAGTTTCCGGTAGAGAGAAAAGCAAAGTCTGAGTTGGTTTTAATTCCTGCAGATGCAATTGTTAAAAACGGACAATTATCTGGTGTTTATACAGTAAGTCAAACTAATACAGCGCTATTGCGTTGGTTGCGTTTAGGAAGAGCGTATGGAGATGAAGTGGAGGTTTTATCTGGTTTAAATGCTGATGAATCTTACATTGTTTCTGCGGATGGAAAGTTGTTTAACGGAGCTAAAGTTCGTGTTCAATAA
- a CDS encoding TolC family protein: protein MKNKISILFFFVGILFLQAQEIKPISKAEILTKVAGSNSAIKISQEEFNASKADYRQTNAVFLPNIAVSYTGISTTNPLMSFGSKLNQEILTQNDFNPALLNDPTKTQNFATKIEIQQPLINLDGFYQRKAAKSKTEAMSLKTERTQDYLVFEVGKAYMQLQLAYKAVFVLEKALEAANSNNKMATNSFKQGILQRADVLNVEIRVIEVKNQLQTAKSNVKNSSNYLSFLMNDESDVVYQPTESLTVSNFNVINKTISENRADIKAMQLASKGYEAMNKAARMAFLPRLNAFGSYEIYDNKIFKGSATGYLIGAQLSWDLFQGSKRFGKAQKSKAEFEKSKLEYNQYVSKSNLELNKVKRQLVAAKNSLELTDLAVQQSEESLRIRKNRFKEGLEKTSDLLMAETQFAQKQLEYYQTIYQYNYTQTYLEFLTKE from the coding sequence ATGAAAAACAAAATATCAATACTTTTTTTCTTTGTCGGAATATTGTTTCTACAAGCACAAGAAATAAAACCAATTTCAAAAGCAGAAATCTTAACTAAAGTTGCAGGCAGCAATTCAGCTATTAAAATTTCTCAGGAAGAATTTAATGCTTCAAAAGCAGATTACAGACAAACAAATGCGGTGTTTTTACCAAACATTGCAGTAAGTTATACAGGTATTTCAACTACGAACCCTTTAATGTCTTTTGGGTCTAAATTAAATCAGGAAATTTTAACCCAGAACGATTTCAATCCTGCTTTGCTAAATGATCCAACCAAAACTCAAAATTTTGCAACAAAAATTGAAATCCAGCAACCATTAATAAATTTAGACGGCTTTTATCAAAGAAAAGCAGCAAAATCTAAAACGGAAGCAATGTCTTTAAAAACAGAGCGTACACAAGATTATTTGGTTTTTGAAGTTGGAAAAGCGTACATGCAGTTGCAGTTAGCATATAAAGCCGTTTTTGTTTTAGAAAAAGCGTTAGAGGCTGCAAATTCAAATAATAAAATGGCAACTAATAGTTTTAAACAAGGAATTTTACAACGAGCAGATGTTTTAAATGTAGAGATACGTGTTATAGAAGTTAAAAATCAGTTGCAAACTGCAAAAAGTAATGTTAAAAATTCCTCTAATTATCTATCATTTTTAATGAATGATGAAAGTGATGTTGTGTATCAACCAACGGAAAGTTTAACAGTTTCTAATTTTAATGTTATTAACAAAACTATTTCTGAGAACAGAGCTGATATAAAAGCGATGCAATTAGCTTCTAAAGGATATGAAGCAATGAATAAAGCGGCTAGAATGGCTTTTTTACCTCGTTTAAATGCCTTTGGAAGTTATGAAATATATGATAATAAAATTTTTAAAGGAAGTGCAACTGGCTATTTAATTGGGGCACAATTAAGTTGGGATCTTTTTCAAGGATCTAAACGTTTTGGTAAAGCTCAGAAAAGTAAAGCCGAATTCGAAAAATCAAAGTTAGAATACAACCAATATGTGTCTAAAAGTAATTTAGAATTGAACAAAGTAAAACGTCAATTAGTAGCTGCCAAAAATAGCTTAGAATTAACCGATTTGGCAGTACAGCAATCTGAAGAATCTTTAAGAATTAGAAAAAATAGATTTAAAGAAGGATTAGAAAAAACGTCAGATTTATTAATGGCGGAAACCCAGTTTGCACAAAAGCAATTGGAATATTACCAAACAATTTATCAATATAATTACACACAAACGTATTTAGAGTTTTTAACAAAAGAATAA
- the cydB gene encoding cytochrome d ubiquinol oxidase subunit II, translating to MEIFWYIIIAVVLAVFFILDGYDFGTGIIHLFFAKKEKDKEVIAKSAGLFWDSNEVWLVAAGGMLFMAFPTFYASVFSGFYLPLIIVLWLIIFRAIGLEFRSQFKYQMWKDIWDKSFGVSSLLLALFFGIALGNIVRGVNLGGVENGISVYEGHYFFLPLWNSSFSPLTEHPGVIDWFTIIIGLISVVTLAIHGANWVILKTNSSINLKLKGVIFKLNIALAVLTVFSLFVWQIVNPNSLDNFVHKPYLLVFPIIYFTGLVGLFFIKRIKKDSYAFVLSTLLILGGITSSLASLFPVILPSINNVNEDLTIYNTASSEYGLSVALTWGVIGFILLFVYMIIQKRLMGGKVDKMDYGH from the coding sequence ATGGAAATATTTTGGTACATTATAATAGCTGTTGTTTTAGCTGTATTTTTTATTTTAGATGGCTATGATTTCGGAACAGGAATTATTCATTTATTTTTTGCGAAAAAGGAAAAAGACAAAGAGGTAATTGCAAAATCTGCAGGTTTATTTTGGGACTCTAATGAGGTTTGGTTGGTTGCTGCTGGGGGAATGCTTTTTATGGCTTTTCCAACATTTTATGCATCTGTTTTTAGCGGATTCTATTTACCGCTTATCATTGTTTTGTGGTTAATTATTTTTAGAGCAATTGGGCTAGAATTTAGAAGTCAATTTAAGTATCAGATGTGGAAAGATATTTGGGACAAATCCTTTGGAGTTTCTAGTTTACTATTAGCTTTGTTTTTTGGAATTGCTTTAGGAAATATTGTTAGAGGTGTAAATTTAGGCGGCGTAGAAAATGGAATTTCTGTTTACGAAGGACATTATTTTTTCTTGCCATTATGGAACAGTAGTTTTAGTCCTTTAACAGAGCATCCTGGAGTTATCGATTGGTTTACAATTATAATTGGTTTAATTTCTGTTGTAACTTTAGCTATTCATGGTGCTAATTGGGTTATTTTAAAAACAAATTCATCTATCAATTTAAAATTGAAAGGAGTTATTTTTAAGTTGAATATTGCATTGGCAGTACTAACTGTATTTTCTTTATTTGTATGGCAAATTGTGAATCCTAATTCTTTAGATAATTTTGTACACAAACCGTATTTACTAGTATTTCCCATTATTTATTTTACAGGTTTAGTAGGGTTGTTTTTTATTAAAAGAATAAAAAAAGATAGTTATGCTTTTGTGTTGTCTACACTATTAATTTTAGGAGGAATTACATCTTCTTTAGCTTCACTTTTTCCGGTTATATTACCATCAATTAATAATGTTAATGAAGATTTAACAATCTACAATACTGCGTCTTCTGAATATGGATTATCTGTTGCTTTAACTTGGGGTGTTATTGGGTTTATTCTTCTTTTTGTATATATGATTATTCAAAAAAGATTAATGGGGGGTAAAGTCGATAAAATGGATTATGGACATTAG
- a CDS encoding cytochrome ubiquinol oxidase subunit I, with protein MEDMIFYDRLQFAFTITFHYIFPQLTMGLSLLIVFFKWKYLRNNNEKYNNAAKFLMKIFAINFTMGVVTGIPMEFQFGTNWAKFSELTGGIIGQTLAMEGMFSFFLESSFLALFIFGEKLMGQKLHFLTGFLVFLGSWASGWFILATNAWMQHPVGYEILDNGKFVLENFSALFTNPWLLPAFLHNQMASVVTSSFVVAGIGAFYILRNKQVEYGKLFLKTGVIFGLISSLLVAFPTGDWNAKNVAKYQPAAFAAMEGIFETEEAGAEIVLIGQPNMVEKKLDNKIAVPNILSFLTHQDWNKQIPGMDQFKEEELPDNIPALYYSYHIMVGLGTIFIGVMVLAIFLLWRRKLYTFKPLLWFIMFLVPFPYIANITGWYTAELGRQPYLVYGLLKTSDGVSPTVSSGNTLFTLLGFVALYMLLGLLFLVLVGKTINEGPKLQKH; from the coding sequence ATGGAAGACATGATCTTTTACGATAGGCTGCAATTTGCATTTACTATCACATTTCACTATATATTTCCACAATTAACCATGGGACTATCATTATTGATTGTCTTTTTTAAATGGAAATATTTAAGAAATAATAATGAAAAGTATAACAATGCTGCAAAGTTTCTAATGAAAATTTTTGCTATTAATTTTACAATGGGTGTTGTTACAGGAATTCCGATGGAATTTCAATTTGGCACCAACTGGGCAAAGTTTTCTGAATTAACTGGTGGCATTATCGGTCAGACTTTAGCCATGGAAGGTATGTTCTCTTTCTTTTTAGAATCCTCCTTTTTAGCACTCTTTATTTTTGGTGAAAAATTAATGGGACAAAAATTACATTTCTTAACAGGTTTTTTAGTGTTTTTAGGTTCTTGGGCAAGTGGTTGGTTTATCTTAGCTACCAATGCTTGGATGCAACATCCTGTAGGGTATGAAATTTTAGACAATGGTAAATTTGTATTAGAGAATTTTTCAGCATTATTTACAAACCCTTGGTTGTTGCCTGCTTTTTTACACAATCAAATGGCTTCTGTAGTCACGTCTTCTTTTGTGGTAGCAGGTATTGGTGCTTTTTACATTCTAAGAAACAAACAAGTAGAATATGGAAAACTATTTTTAAAAACAGGTGTTATTTTCGGATTAATTTCTAGCCTCTTAGTCGCTTTTCCTACAGGAGATTGGAATGCTAAAAATGTAGCAAAATACCAACCAGCAGCATTTGCAGCTATGGAAGGGATTTTTGAAACCGAAGAAGCAGGGGCAGAAATTGTCTTGATTGGGCAACCAAACATGGTAGAGAAAAAACTAGATAATAAAATTGCAGTTCCTAATATCTTAAGTTTTCTAACACACCAAGATTGGAACAAACAAATTCCAGGGATGGATCAGTTTAAAGAAGAAGAGTTGCCAGACAATATACCTGCTTTGTATTATTCGTATCATATAATGGTTGGTTTAGGAACCATATTTATAGGTGTTATGGTATTAGCAATTTTCTTATTATGGCGAAGAAAATTGTACACTTTTAAACCATTACTTTGGTTTATTATGTTTTTAGTTCCGTTTCCTTATATCGCAAATATTACTGGCTGGTATACAGCAGAATTAGGAAGGCAACCGTATTTGGTGTATGGTTTATTAAAAACAAGTGATGGTGTTTCGCCTACAGTTTCATCTGGTAATACTTTATTTACGTTGCTTGGTTTTGTAGCTTTATATATGTTACTAGGGTTATTATTTTTAGTCTTAGTTGGTAAAACTATTAACGAAGGTCCAAAACTTCAAAAACATTAA
- a CDS encoding N-formylglutamate amidohydrolase: MKLVLTCEHGGNTIPNIYRTYFKNHNAVLNTHRGLDLGALDVFNHLQPLSSFSHYSEISRLLIELNRSLHHKNLFSEFSKLLSENEKEALITGYYSEYRDTIENSIKKYIAANKKVVHISVHSFTPVLKASERHCDLGLLYDSTRKNESSFCIQFKKEVLQEDSNLNVRFNYPYLGKSDGFTTYLRKQFPENYIGIELEVNQKFSSNNKIKSILKNQLYVALNRMKSIYH, translated from the coding sequence GTGAAACTTGTATTAACCTGCGAACATGGGGGGAATACTATTCCAAATATATACCGTACTTATTTTAAAAATCATAATGCTGTTTTAAATACGCATCGTGGTTTAGATTTAGGTGCTTTAGATGTTTTTAATCATTTGCAACCACTTTCAAGTTTTTCCCATTATAGTGAAATAAGTCGTTTGTTAATAGAGTTAAATAGATCGTTACATCATAAGAATCTATTTTCAGAGTTCTCAAAATTGCTTTCAGAAAATGAGAAAGAAGCATTAATAACGGGTTATTATTCTGAATATAGAGATACTATAGAAAATTCAATTAAAAAATATATTGCTGCTAATAAAAAAGTTGTACATATCTCTGTTCACTCGTTTACGCCTGTTTTAAAAGCTTCTGAAAGACATTGTGATCTTGGTTTACTTTATGATTCAACCAGAAAAAATGAAAGTTCGTTTTGTATCCAATTTAAAAAGGAAGTTTTACAAGAAGACAGCAACTTAAACGTAAGATTTAATTATCCGTATTTAGGGAAATCAGACGGATTTACCACGTATTTACGCAAACAATTTCCTGAAAATTATATAGGAATTGAGTTAGAAGTCAATCAGAAATTTTCAAGCAATAATAAAATAAAGAGCATACTAAAAAACCAATTATACGTAGCCTTAAATAGAATGAAAAGTATTTATCATTAA
- a CDS encoding glutamate-cysteine ligase family protein, producing MGKKYHLFEVYGIELEYMLIHNSTFKVAPIVDALLTKKNGKLTSDVSNGDIAWSNELVAHVIELKTNGPTKNLNTLSDKFHKNVLEINTLLKQMDAQLLPTAAHPLMNPLADTALWKHSYSEVYELYNRIFNCKGHGWGNVQSTHINLPFFDDKEFEQLHAAIRVLLPLIPGLCASSPVLEGKNTGFKDARLEYYKINQKEIPEMTGLVIPEAVFSKADYYATIFEPIKKAIKPFDTKNILDHHFLNSRGAIARFDRNAIEIRLVDIQEAPKADIAICVLIIEVLKLFVVEKLASLKDQKNWTREPLFAILNDAILNAEESIITNIDYLHLFGLTKETTIQNVWRHLYGLVKSNIDTSHHKAIEIILDKGTLATRILKRLDDDLSDINIREVYMELADCLTENKLFTT from the coding sequence ATGGGTAAAAAATATCATTTATTCGAAGTTTACGGAATTGAACTTGAGTATATGTTAATCCATAATTCCACCTTTAAAGTTGCACCAATAGTAGATGCACTTTTAACAAAGAAAAATGGCAAATTAACGTCAGATGTTTCCAATGGAGACATTGCTTGGAGTAACGAATTAGTGGCACATGTTATCGAATTAAAAACAAACGGACCAACCAAAAATTTGAATACATTGTCAGACAAGTTTCATAAAAACGTATTAGAAATAAATACGCTTTTAAAACAAATGGATGCCCAATTATTACCAACAGCAGCGCACCCTTTAATGAATCCGTTAGCAGATACAGCACTTTGGAAACATAGTTATAGTGAGGTTTACGAGCTTTATAATCGTATTTTTAATTGTAAAGGGCATGGTTGGGGCAATGTGCAAAGTACCCATATAAATTTACCCTTTTTTGATGATAAAGAATTTGAGCAATTACATGCAGCTATTCGTGTTCTTTTACCTTTAATTCCTGGTTTGTGTGCAAGTTCTCCAGTTTTAGAAGGAAAAAATACAGGCTTTAAAGACGCCAGATTAGAATATTACAAAATAAACCAAAAGGAAATACCAGAAATGACTGGTCTAGTAATTCCTGAAGCTGTTTTTTCTAAAGCAGATTATTATGCCACCATTTTTGAACCAATTAAAAAAGCGATTAAACCTTTTGATACCAAAAATATTTTAGATCATCATTTTTTAAATTCTCGTGGTGCTATTGCTCGGTTCGATAGAAATGCCATAGAAATTAGATTGGTAGATATTCAAGAAGCACCAAAAGCAGATATTGCTATTTGTGTTTTAATTATTGAAGTTTTAAAACTATTCGTAGTTGAAAAATTAGCATCCTTAAAAGATCAGAAAAACTGGACTAGAGAGCCTTTATTTGCTATTCTAAATGATGCTATTCTAAATGCTGAAGAGTCTATAATAACAAATATTGATTATTTACATTTATTTGGTTTAACGAAAGAAACAACCATTCAAAATGTATGGAGACATTTATATGGTTTAGTAAAATCGAACATAGATACATCGCATCACAAAGCCATTGAAATTATTTTAGATAAAGGTACTTTAGCAACCAGGATTTTAAAGAGATTAGATGATGATTTATCAGACATAAACATTAGAGAAGTATACATGGAATTGGCAGATTGTTTAACTGAAAATAAGTTGTTTACAACGTGA
- a CDS encoding RimK family protein, which translates to MNKYIVVNQPEKWNFSIENITVISSQEYLTNPQFSLLKKARIFNLCKDYSYQSKGYYVSLLAEARGHLAIPTVKNIVDLKTLKLVRIVSDEFDDIIQQSLKNIKSQEFTLSIYFGQNVAQKYKELSALFYKHFQVPFLRIKFNHATKWNIQSIKAISESEIPAEHIESVYEFANQYFSKKRYDTPKLTKSDFDLAILVNPKDPAPPSNAKALKRFIDIAEKMNIYAEIIEPKDLSRLTSFDALFIRQSTEVNNEAYAFARKAQQEGIAIIDYPDAILKCCNKVYMAEALNNANIATPKTIIVHKENRNSVLQDVGLPCVLKAPDSTFSFGVKKAKTEAEYNTLVTDMLKESDLIIAQEFCPSDYDWRIGILDDKPFFACKYYMAKGHWQIYNWNAKKKNDQDGDADCLPIEKVPKKVLSMALKSAKLMGKGLYGIDIKVVNNKPMVIEINDNPNIDFGVEDLHYGDAIYTEILSAFKTRLD; encoded by the coding sequence ATGAACAAATACATTGTTGTCAATCAACCAGAAAAATGGAATTTTTCGATTGAGAATATTACTGTAATTTCCTCGCAAGAGTATCTTACAAATCCACAATTTTCACTACTTAAAAAGGCTAGAATATTTAATCTTTGTAAAGATTATTCTTACCAATCTAAAGGTTATTATGTTTCGCTTTTAGCAGAAGCCAGAGGGCATTTAGCAATACCAACTGTAAAAAACATTGTAGATTTAAAAACGTTAAAACTAGTAAGAATTGTTTCTGATGAGTTTGACGATATCATTCAACAAAGTTTAAAAAATATTAAGTCTCAAGAATTTACGTTAAGTATTTATTTTGGACAAAATGTTGCTCAAAAATATAAGGAGTTAAGTGCCTTGTTTTACAAGCATTTTCAAGTCCCATTTTTACGTATTAAATTTAATCATGCTACAAAATGGAACATACAAAGTATTAAAGCAATTTCAGAATCAGAAATTCCTGCAGAACACATAGAAAGTGTGTACGAATTTGCAAACCAATATTTTTCAAAAAAACGGTACGATACTCCAAAACTTACAAAGTCTGACTTTGATTTAGCTATTTTGGTAAATCCCAAAGATCCTGCACCACCAAGTAATGCTAAAGCCTTAAAAAGGTTTATAGATATTGCTGAAAAAATGAACATTTATGCAGAAATTATTGAACCTAAAGATTTAAGTCGTTTAACTTCTTTCGATGCGTTATTTATTCGTCAAAGTACAGAGGTGAACAACGAAGCGTATGCTTTTGCAAGAAAAGCACAACAAGAAGGGATTGCTATTATTGACTATCCGGATGCTATTTTAAAATGTTGTAATAAAGTATATATGGCAGAAGCTTTAAATAATGCAAATATAGCAACGCCAAAAACCATTATTGTTCATAAGGAAAACCGTAATTCGGTGTTACAAGATGTTGGTTTACCATGTGTTTTAAAAGCACCAGATTCTACATTTTCTTTTGGTGTAAAAAAAGCAAAAACCGAAGCCGAATACAACACTTTGGTTACAGATATGCTTAAAGAATCTGATCTTATTATTGCCCAAGAATTTTGCCCTTCAGATTATGATTGGCGCATAGGAATTTTAGATGACAAGCCTTTTTTTGCATGTAAATATTATATGGCAAAAGGACACTGGCAAATATATAATTGGAACGCTAAAAAGAAAAACGACCAAGACGGAGATGCAGATTGTTTACCTATTGAAAAAGTACCGAAAAAAGTACTAAGTATGGCTTTAAAATCGGCTAAATTAATGGGTAAAGGTTTATATGGTATTGATATTAAAGTAGTAAATAACAAACCAATGGTTATTGAAATTAACGACAACCCGAATATAGATTTTGGTGTAGAAGACTTGCATTATGGAGATGCAATTTATACAGAAATTCTTTCAGCATTTAAAACTAGATTAGATTAA
- the nadA gene encoding quinolinate synthase NadA encodes METLVTAKKNIKAKGFLDIETPNINYREEILKLKKEKNAVILAHYYQVDEIQEIADFVGDSLALAQQAAKTEADIIVFAGVHFMAETAKILNPTKKVLLPDLLAGCSLADSCPPEKFSEFKKQHPDHIVVTYINCSAEIKALSDYVCTSSNAKKIIDSIPKEQPIIFAPDRNLGDYLNKETGREMLLWDGACMVHEAFSMEKLIDLYKENPDAEIIAHPESEAHLLKVAAYIGSTSGLLSHVRNSEKKKFIVATEAGILYQMLQENPDKEIIPAPAKEDNTCACSECAYMKMNTLKKLYLCLKHELPNIEVAAELSEKAIIPINRMLALSK; translated from the coding sequence ATGGAAACTTTAGTTACTGCAAAAAAAAATATTAAAGCAAAAGGATTTTTAGATATTGAAACTCCTAATATTAATTATCGTGAAGAGATTTTAAAATTAAAAAAGGAAAAGAATGCTGTTATTTTGGCACATTATTACCAGGTTGATGAAATTCAGGAAATTGCAGATTTTGTAGGAGATAGTTTAGCTTTAGCACAACAAGCTGCCAAAACAGAAGCAGATATTATTGTCTTTGCGGGAGTTCATTTTATGGCAGAAACTGCAAAAATATTAAACCCAACTAAAAAAGTACTTTTACCAGATTTACTAGCAGGTTGTTCATTGGCAGATTCTTGTCCGCCAGAAAAATTTTCAGAATTTAAAAAACAACATCCAGATCATATAGTGGTTACATATATTAATTGTTCTGCAGAAATAAAAGCTCTGAGCGATTATGTTTGTACCTCTTCTAACGCTAAAAAAATAATCGATTCTATACCAAAAGAACAACCTATTATTTTTGCTCCGGATAGAAATTTAGGAGATTACCTAAACAAGGAAACAGGAAGGGAAATGTTACTTTGGGACGGAGCTTGTATGGTACATGAAGCTTTTTCTATGGAAAAGTTGATTGATTTATATAAAGAAAACCCTGATGCTGAAATCATAGCACATCCAGAATCTGAAGCTCACCTGCTAAAAGTAGCAGCGTATATTGGCTCTACCTCTGGGCTTTTAAGCCATGTGAGAAACAGCGAAAAGAAAAAATTTATTGTTGCAACAGAAGCTGGAATTTTATATCAAATGTTACAAGAAAATCCTGATAAAGAAATTATTCCTGCGCCAGCAAAAGAAGATAATACTTGTGCTTGTAGTGAATGTGCCTATATGAAAATGAACACTTTAAAGAAGTTATACTTGTGTTTAAAACATGAATTACCAAATATTGAAGTTGCTGCAGAATTATCTGAAAAAGCAATAATTCCGATTAATAGAATGTTAGCACTTTCTAAATAA
- the nadB gene encoding L-aspartate oxidase, which produces MLPDKKIISTDFLVIGSGIAGLTFALKTATEFTEAKITIITKDEQSESNTKYAQGGIATVYNKTVDSFEQHIQDTLLAGDGLCDEEVVRMVVEDAPERLQELINWGTKFDEKETGDYDLGREGGHSQNRILHHTDITGAEIERALLAQVNALPNINFFTHHYAIDLITEHQVKKKKTKRNGKISCYGAYVLDVKESKVKTFISKFTVLASGGNGQVYETTTNPTVATGDGIGIAYRAKAEISEMEFIQFHPTALYNPGEYPAFLISEAVRGFGAKLRDCNGNFFMHKYDKREELASRDIVARAIDNELKKSGKSHVYLDCTQLNQDKFKEHFPNITEKCASLNIDVKKDYIPVVPASHYICGGVNVNKKAKTSIKKLYACGEVTRTGLHGGNRLASNSLLEGLVYAHKAFLDVSKKYNKAKTPKDIPVWNDSGIVKNMEKVLITHDRNEVKTIMTNYVGIVRSNERLKRAEKKLSVLYEDNKRLYDHSELSVDLCELRNLITTAYLITQFSKKRTENCGGFYSLDCI; this is translated from the coding sequence ATGTTACCCGATAAAAAAATAATTTCGACTGATTTCTTGGTGATTGGTTCTGGTATTGCAGGATTAACTTTTGCGCTAAAAACTGCTACAGAGTTTACTGAAGCAAAAATTACAATCATCACAAAAGATGAACAAAGTGAGTCTAACACAAAATATGCTCAAGGTGGAATTGCAACTGTTTACAACAAAACAGTAGATAGTTTCGAGCAACACATACAAGATACTTTGTTAGCTGGAGATGGTTTGTGTGATGAAGAAGTTGTTAGAATGGTAGTCGAAGATGCTCCAGAAAGATTGCAAGAGCTCATCAATTGGGGAACAAAGTTTGATGAAAAAGAAACTGGAGATTATGATTTAGGTCGTGAAGGAGGTCATTCTCAAAATAGAATTTTACACCATACAGATATTACGGGTGCAGAAATTGAACGTGCTTTATTGGCTCAGGTTAATGCATTACCAAATATCAATTTTTTTACACATCATTATGCCATCGACTTAATTACTGAGCATCAAGTAAAAAAGAAAAAAACAAAAAGAAATGGCAAAATTTCCTGCTATGGTGCATATGTTTTAGATGTAAAAGAGTCTAAAGTAAAAACTTTTATAAGCAAATTTACAGTTTTAGCTTCTGGTGGAAATGGGCAAGTGTACGAAACAACAACAAACCCAACAGTTGCAACTGGTGACGGAATAGGGATTGCCTACAGAGCAAAAGCAGAAATTTCTGAAATGGAGTTTATTCAGTTTCACCCAACAGCATTATACAATCCTGGTGAGTATCCTGCTTTTTTAATTTCTGAAGCTGTTAGAGGTTTTGGTGCTAAATTAAGAGATTGTAATGGTAATTTTTTCATGCATAAATATGATAAAAGAGAAGAACTAGCTTCTAGAGATATTGTAGCAAGAGCCATTGATAATGAGTTAAAAAAGAGCGGAAAATCGCATGTCTATTTAGATTGCACACAATTAAATCAAGATAAATTTAAAGAGCATTTTCCTAACATTACAGAAAAATGTGCTTCTCTTAATATTGATGTTAAGAAAGATTACATTCCAGTAGTTCCTGCATCACATTATATTTGTGGTGGTGTAAATGTAAACAAAAAAGCAAAAACATCTATCAAGAAATTATATGCCTGTGGTGAAGTAACTAGAACTGGTTTGCACGGAGGAAATAGATTAGCTTCTAACTCTTTATTAGAAGGATTAGTATACGCTCATAAGGCTTTTCTAGACGTTTCTAAAAAATATAATAAAGCCAAAACACCAAAAGATATTCCTGTTTGGAATGATAGTGGTATTGTTAAAAACATGGAAAAAGTACTAATTACGCATGATAGAAATGAAGTAAAAACTATTATGACGAATTACGTGGGTATTGTGCGTTCTAACGAGCGTTTAAAACGCGCCGAGAAAAAGTTAAGCGTACTTTATGAAGACAATAAACGCCTATATGACCATTCTGAACTTTCTGTAGATTTATGCGAATTAAGAAACTTAATTACAACTGCATATTTAATTACGCAGTTTTCTAAAAAGAGAACCGAAAATTGTGGTGGCTTTTATAGTTTAGATTGTATCTAA